A single region of the Acuticoccus sediminis genome encodes:
- a CDS encoding NAD(P)-dependent oxidoreductase, with translation MTEPVAVYGLGNMGFVQAERIARAFPTLVFDLSPERLAAAATAFGAKAIKSAADVAQCRFVVLCLPHPDASRAVLRELRPHLRSDAIVIETSTVNPDDVREFAGVLEGVGAELIDASILAGVSQMEAGTATLLLGGDEALIAAARPVLDAIAIRQKHFGALGAGAAAKVINNAVAHAVMVVVAEAGSMAMANDVEIDKLIGLLSDPEMGLHRPLTFRYAKRVLGDDYEGGMPLLAARKDSELAQTLAYRSGVPLFAIQACHSVYELGVAAGYADEDYAAIAKLWRDWGKPAAPSPKPS, from the coding sequence ATGACTGAACCCGTCGCGGTCTATGGCCTTGGCAACATGGGCTTCGTCCAGGCCGAGCGCATCGCCAGGGCGTTCCCCACGCTGGTGTTCGACCTGTCCCCGGAGCGCCTCGCCGCGGCCGCCACGGCGTTCGGCGCGAAGGCGATCAAGAGCGCGGCGGACGTGGCGCAGTGCCGCTTCGTCGTCCTGTGCCTGCCGCACCCGGACGCGTCCCGGGCGGTCCTGCGCGAGCTGCGCCCGCATCTGCGGAGCGACGCCATCGTCATCGAGACGAGCACGGTCAATCCGGACGACGTGCGCGAGTTCGCCGGCGTGCTGGAGGGTGTCGGCGCCGAGCTCATCGACGCGTCGATCCTCGCCGGCGTCAGCCAGATGGAAGCCGGCACGGCGACGCTGCTGCTCGGCGGCGACGAGGCGCTGATCGCGGCCGCCAGGCCGGTGCTCGACGCGATCGCGATCAGGCAGAAGCATTTCGGCGCGCTCGGCGCGGGGGCGGCGGCGAAGGTCATCAACAACGCCGTCGCGCACGCGGTGATGGTCGTCGTGGCCGAGGCCGGATCGATGGCGATGGCCAACGACGTCGAGATCGACAAGCTGATCGGCCTCCTGTCCGACCCGGAAATGGGCCTCCACCGGCCGCTGACCTTCCGGTACGCCAAGCGCGTCCTCGGCGACGACTACGAGGGCGGGATGCCCCTCCTCGCAGCGCGCAAGGATTCCGAGCTGGCGCAGACGCTCGCGTACAGGAGCGGCGTGCCGCTGTTCGCGATCCAGGCCTGCCACAGCGTCTACGAACTCGGCGTCGCCGCCGGATATGCCGACGAGGACTACGCCGCGATCGCCAAGCTGTGGCGCGACTGGGGCAAGCCCGCCGCCCCCTCCCCGAAACCCTCGTAG
- a CDS encoding DUF1254 domain-containing protein: MLSRPFRLGTALALLVVPAASAQVSDQALGSISTPDSVTTRIGTLAFRDGTPSADTVAAVYDNLDFTYAFRAFTDTFKGVSVQAIREGFLAAGVKDNELLVFSELMDSESLFLTANADTVYYVGFLDLSDGPMVLETPPDALGTIDDMWFRWVTDFGRPGPDRGEGGKYLIVGPGYDGYLPQDGFYIAHSGTNRVAILGRSFLTDDDPAPTVEVIKAHTRIYPYAPGGVGMSIARYLEGGVQLGRNAEPRTPVFHEGSGLAINTIPPSDFTYFEMLNTLVQDEPATALDPELMGPIAAIGIRKGEDFAPDERMKAILTDAVAVANATGRTLGFSPRDPDWFFYENSQWWNPLFAGGYLFETPLPEITRDGAKPYPPTGYKQNDARTSFFYMATGITPAMAMRLTGVGSQYLFAAKDADGTFFDGAKTYKVTLPKDIPAEAFWSFTLYDNQTRSMLKTPQKYPRAGSQNYPSPAAEAAGDGSTTVWFSPEQPEGVARGNWVQTDPDKGWVVILRLYSPLASFFDKTWRPTEIEAVE; encoded by the coding sequence ATGCTCTCCCGACCATTCAGGCTCGGCACCGCCCTCGCGCTGCTCGTCGTGCCCGCCGCCTCCGCCCAGGTCTCCGACCAGGCCCTCGGGTCGATCTCCACGCCCGACAGCGTCACGACGCGGATCGGAACGCTGGCGTTCCGCGACGGCACGCCGAGCGCGGACACGGTCGCCGCCGTCTACGACAACCTCGACTTCACGTACGCCTTCCGCGCCTTCACCGACACCTTCAAGGGCGTCAGCGTGCAGGCCATCCGCGAGGGATTCCTCGCCGCGGGCGTGAAGGACAACGAGCTGCTCGTCTTCTCCGAGCTGATGGACTCCGAATCGCTCTTCCTCACGGCGAACGCGGACACGGTCTACTACGTCGGCTTCCTCGACCTCTCCGATGGCCCGATGGTGCTGGAGACCCCGCCGGACGCGCTCGGCACGATCGACGACATGTGGTTCCGCTGGGTGACCGACTTCGGCCGCCCGGGACCGGACCGGGGCGAAGGTGGCAAGTACCTCATCGTCGGGCCGGGCTATGACGGCTACCTGCCGCAGGACGGGTTCTACATCGCGCACTCCGGGACCAACCGTGTCGCGATCCTCGGCCGCTCCTTCCTGACCGACGACGACCCGGCACCGACGGTCGAGGTCATCAAGGCCCACACCAGGATCTACCCCTACGCGCCGGGCGGCGTCGGCATGTCGATTGCCCGCTACCTCGAAGGCGGGGTCCAGCTGGGCCGGAACGCGGAGCCCAGAACGCCGGTCTTCCACGAGGGCAGCGGCCTCGCGATCAACACGATCCCGCCCAGCGACTTCACCTACTTCGAGATGCTGAACACGCTGGTGCAGGACGAGCCCGCCACTGCGCTCGACCCGGAGCTGATGGGCCCCATCGCCGCCATCGGCATCCGGAAGGGCGAGGACTTCGCGCCGGACGAGCGGATGAAGGCCATTTTGACGGACGCCGTCGCGGTCGCCAACGCGACCGGGCGCACGCTCGGCTTTTCGCCGAGGGACCCCGACTGGTTCTTCTACGAGAATTCCCAGTGGTGGAACCCGCTGTTCGCGGGCGGCTACCTCTTCGAGACCCCGCTGCCCGAGATCACGCGGGACGGCGCCAAACCCTATCCCCCGACCGGCTACAAGCAGAACGACGCCCGCACCTCGTTTTTCTACATGGCGACCGGGATCACGCCCGCGATGGCGATGCGGCTGACGGGTGTCGGCTCGCAGTACCTCTTCGCCGCGAAGGACGCGGACGGCACGTTCTTCGACGGCGCGAAGACCTACAAGGTCACGCTGCCGAAGGACATTCCGGCCGAAGCCTTCTGGTCGTTCACGCTCTACGACAACCAGACGCGCTCGATGCTGAAGACGCCGCAGAAGTATCCGCGGGCCGGGAGCCAGAACTATCCGTCCCCCGCGGCCGAGGCGGCCGGGGACGGCTCGACGACGGTCTGGTTCTCGCCGGAGCAGCCCGAGGGCGTCGCGCGCGGCAACTGGGTCCAGACCGACCCGGACAAGGGCTGGGTCGTCATCCTGCGGCTCTACAGTCCCCTCGCCTCGTTCTTCGACAAGACGTGGCGCCCGACCGAGATCGAGGCGGTCGAGTAA
- a CDS encoding LysR family transcriptional regulator produces the protein MRHLYTFALIEAVARAGSMRKAAEDMNITASALNRRIRGFEEEFGAPLFDRIPNGVRLNPAGELLMHYFRATRSELKRVQGQVSDLSGERRGHVAIACSQAMLPYFLPEQIARYRADHPGVTFTVNVRDRARAEVELARFQSDIALVVEPIYLVEFEVLSCVPQPVMAILPADHPLAGKEELRLRDCLNHPHIAPEASYGVRHLLDFAARKVGRRLDPVVETESFELIRHYVQHEKVIGFQVPIGLRSPADGSLVFRAISERDMPPASLILGHMRGRTLPVAAARFALQLTAALEARSGVA, from the coding sequence ATGAGGCACCTTTATACCTTCGCACTGATCGAGGCCGTCGCCCGCGCAGGGTCCATGCGCAAGGCGGCGGAGGACATGAACATCACCGCCTCCGCCCTCAACCGCCGCATCCGCGGCTTCGAGGAGGAGTTCGGCGCGCCGCTGTTCGACCGCATTCCCAACGGCGTCCGGCTCAACCCGGCGGGCGAGCTCCTGATGCACTACTTCCGTGCGACGCGCTCGGAGCTGAAGCGGGTCCAGGGGCAGGTCTCCGACCTCTCCGGCGAACGGCGCGGGCATGTGGCGATCGCCTGCTCGCAGGCCATGCTCCCCTATTTCCTGCCCGAGCAGATCGCCCGCTACCGTGCCGACCATCCCGGCGTCACGTTCACGGTCAACGTGCGCGACCGGGCGCGCGCCGAGGTCGAGCTCGCCCGTTTCCAGAGCGACATCGCGCTCGTGGTAGAGCCGATCTACCTGGTCGAGTTCGAGGTCCTGTCCTGCGTGCCGCAGCCGGTAATGGCGATCCTGCCGGCCGACCATCCCCTCGCCGGGAAGGAGGAGCTTCGTCTTCGCGACTGCCTCAACCACCCGCACATCGCCCCCGAAGCTTCCTACGGCGTGCGCCACCTCCTCGATTTCGCAGCACGCAAGGTCGGTCGGCGGCTCGATCCGGTGGTCGAGACCGAGAGCTTCGAGCTGATCCGCCACTACGTCCAGCATGAGAAGGTGATCGGCTTTCAGGTGCCGATCGGCCTGCGCAGCCCCGCCGACGGGTCCCTCGTCTTCCGCGCCATCTCCGAGCGGGACATGCCGCCCGCGAGCCTCATCCTGGGGCATATGCGCGGCCGGACCCTCCCGGTCGCGGCGGCCCGCTTCGCCCTCCAGCTCACCGCCGCGCTCGAGGCCCGCTCGGGGGTCGCGTGA
- a CDS encoding helix-turn-helix transcriptional regulator, translating to MTVPLIFRAAHLHLFLDLFREIGVPVESALARSALPGAIEEMPDAYVSLPLALPWMAQTGRDLTPMELGFLASRAVSLGSLDVRLQGSLGAAVSGYERIVRALRLAAIEDSALAAGVRWDRGRLRLYTSMPRLAGHPHACIVEWVNLQAMIAVVQSVAGQGWAPVEMTFVSRAGVPDAALGAFDRTRVLVGQRLTSILVEPAALALAARDDPHSVADGARGKLPGGETAEVWTFPAALRSAIQPYLAEGPVGLAQAAEMARMSPRTLQRRLRHSGTSFAETVQQARFDLARGWLSDASLKVSDVALMAGYENPQHFSRAFRKFSGLTPSDFRQLTSAS from the coding sequence ATGACGGTGCCCCTCATCTTTCGCGCGGCGCACCTCCACCTCTTCCTCGACCTCTTCCGCGAGATCGGTGTCCCGGTCGAATCCGCGCTCGCGCGCTCAGCGCTCCCCGGGGCGATCGAGGAGATGCCGGACGCCTACGTCAGCCTGCCGCTCGCGCTGCCGTGGATGGCGCAGACGGGCCGCGACCTGACGCCGATGGAACTGGGCTTCCTCGCGTCGAGGGCCGTGTCGCTCGGGTCGCTCGACGTGCGGCTGCAGGGATCGCTGGGGGCCGCAGTGAGCGGGTACGAGCGGATCGTCCGCGCGCTCCGCCTCGCCGCCATCGAGGACAGCGCGCTCGCCGCGGGCGTCCGCTGGGACCGTGGCCGCCTTCGTCTCTACACCAGCATGCCGCGCCTCGCCGGGCACCCCCACGCCTGCATCGTGGAATGGGTGAACCTGCAGGCGATGATCGCAGTGGTGCAGAGCGTCGCCGGCCAGGGCTGGGCCCCCGTGGAGATGACGTTCGTCTCCCGTGCCGGCGTGCCGGACGCGGCGCTCGGCGCCTTCGACCGGACGCGCGTGCTGGTCGGCCAGAGGTTGACGTCCATCCTCGTCGAGCCGGCGGCGCTGGCGCTGGCGGCGCGCGACGACCCGCACTCTGTCGCCGACGGCGCGAGGGGGAAGTTGCCCGGCGGCGAGACAGCGGAGGTCTGGACGTTTCCGGCGGCCCTCAGGTCCGCGATCCAGCCCTACCTGGCCGAGGGGCCGGTCGGCCTCGCCCAGGCGGCGGAGATGGCCCGCATGAGTCCGCGCACGCTGCAACGGCGCCTCCGGCACTCCGGCACGAGCTTCGCCGAGACCGTCCAGCAGGCCCGGTTCGACCTCGCACGCGGATGGCTGAGCGACGCCTCGCTCAAGGTGAGCGACGTGGCGCTGATGGCGGGTTACGAGAACCCGCAGCACTTCTCCCGCGCCTTCCGGAAATTCTCCGGTCTGACCCCGAGCGACTTTCGCCAGCTCACCTCCGCAAGCTGA
- a CDS encoding class I SAM-dependent methyltransferase has translation MNEALTAPRNADLELDEQRYGDDPLGDRDTDHYRNEYVMAFVNKWDELIDWDGRATSEGQFFIDILRARGKESVLDVATGTGFHSVRLGEAGFQVTSADGSAAMLAKAFENASARGRILKTVQADWRWLNRDINGKFDAIICLGNSFTHLYEESDRRRALAEFYAALKHDGVLILDQRNYDAMLDHGFTSKHKFYYCGDKVTAEPEYIDDGLCRMKYAFDDGLSYTLNLCPIRKNYVRRLLHEAGFQRVRTYGDFQETYKENEPDFFIHVAEKSAVRIGKWGGTLAEGEVDIREATEDYYDSDDADTFYSTIWGGEDLHVGLYGATRDIRSASDATVDRMIDKLTLGEGQRVVDFGAGYGGAMRRLVQRTGAEAVCLNISATQNDRNRNLVRQAGLSDRITVKHGVFEEVPEEDASADVVWSQDAILHSSDRARVMAEAHRVLKPGGLLIFTDPCQADDVAPGVLQPVYNRLNLPDLGSFRFYRQAAEAAGLVLVEQEDLTGDLRAHYARVREELLENADRLRDLGVSAQYIDSMSVGLAHWVDAADAGNLAWGIQIFRKP, from the coding sequence ATGAACGAGGCCCTAACGGCTCCCCGCAACGCCGATCTCGAGCTCGACGAACAGCGTTACGGAGACGACCCCCTCGGCGACCGCGACACCGACCACTACCGCAACGAATACGTGATGGCGTTCGTCAACAAATGGGACGAACTCATCGACTGGGACGGCCGCGCCACCAGCGAGGGCCAGTTCTTCATCGACATCCTGCGCGCCCGTGGCAAGGAAAGCGTCCTCGACGTCGCGACCGGCACCGGGTTCCACTCCGTGCGTCTCGGCGAGGCGGGCTTCCAGGTCACCTCCGCGGACGGATCGGCCGCGATGCTCGCCAAGGCGTTCGAGAACGCCTCCGCGCGGGGCCGCATCCTCAAGACCGTCCAGGCGGACTGGCGCTGGCTCAACCGTGACATCAACGGCAAGTTCGACGCCATCATCTGCCTCGGCAACTCCTTCACCCACCTCTACGAGGAGTCCGACCGGCGCCGCGCCCTCGCCGAGTTCTATGCCGCCCTCAAGCATGACGGCGTCCTGATCCTCGACCAGCGCAACTACGACGCCATGCTGGACCACGGCTTCACGTCCAAGCACAAGTTCTACTATTGCGGCGACAAGGTCACCGCCGAGCCCGAGTATATCGACGACGGTCTCTGCCGCATGAAGTACGCCTTCGACGACGGGCTCAGCTACACGCTGAACCTGTGCCCGATCCGCAAGAACTACGTGCGACGACTGCTGCACGAAGCGGGCTTCCAGCGCGTGCGGACCTATGGCGACTTCCAGGAGACCTACAAGGAGAACGAGCCGGACTTCTTCATCCACGTCGCCGAGAAGTCGGCGGTGCGCATCGGGAAGTGGGGCGGCACGCTCGCGGAGGGCGAGGTCGACATCCGCGAGGCGACCGAGGACTACTACGACTCGGACGACGCCGACACGTTCTACTCCACCATCTGGGGCGGCGAGGACCTGCACGTCGGCCTCTACGGCGCCACGCGGGACATCCGCTCGGCGAGCGACGCCACGGTCGACCGGATGATCGACAAGCTGACCCTCGGCGAGGGCCAGCGGGTCGTCGACTTCGGCGCGGGCTACGGCGGGGCCATGCGCCGTCTCGTCCAGCGCACCGGGGCTGAGGCGGTCTGCCTCAACATCTCCGCCACGCAGAACGACCGCAACCGCAACCTCGTGCGCCAGGCGGGCCTCTCGGACAGGATCACCGTCAAGCACGGCGTCTTCGAGGAGGTGCCAGAGGAGGACGCCAGCGCGGACGTCGTCTGGAGCCAGGACGCGATCCTGCACTCATCCGACCGCGCCAGGGTGATGGCCGAGGCGCACCGCGTCCTGAAGCCGGGCGGCCTGCTGATTTTCACCGACCCCTGCCAGGCGGACGACGTCGCGCCGGGCGTGCTTCAGCCGGTCTACAACCGCCTGAACCTCCCCGACCTCGGCTCCTTCCGCTTCTACCGCCAGGCGGCCGAGGCGGCGGGCCTCGTGCTCGTGGAGCAGGAGGACCTCACCGGGGACCTGCGCGCCCACTATGCCCGCGTGCGCGAGGAGTTGCTGGAGAACGCTGACCGTCTGCGCGACCTCGGTGTGTCGGCGCAGTACATCGATTCCATGAGTGTGGGCCTCGCCCACTGGGTCGACGCGGCGGACGCCGGCAATCTCGCCTGGGGCATCCAGATCTTCCGCAAGCCCTGA
- a CDS encoding cadherin-like domain-containing protein encodes MTLANALSRTAFNGYSAADEATVRAAFTQVYGTAAGKAMIDGFLTAPANSITFNFAANDAAANLNTGDVFYDPAFSTGFMYLNKSGVAIQEIAAGTIAHELVHALTGRDDEPSWFGQNDFAGDTVTFANTIFTQLGIDPQLSYPGSNFASVLELGRDYAMGAGIDRAWSKDGDFPEPTITAPDARDLIIGGASANTLNGGGGNDILVGNNGNDILIGGGGIDVAVYDGNQLDYDVRQNADSSWTVRHVRGAADEGTDTLIDVERIRFDSGATFELKKGALTFQTDFGLVIDTTGSMGSSIGAVKNQATALINAAFKGGMQDARIGVVGFKDNTIGEPTSIIQSFTDQDVFADRQAAALAAINGISVGGGGDLPETAFDGLLNALNGAMGDWRTGASVKRVALFTDAAAKDGALAGAVAALASNIGATISGRTEAVGAKGALSEYVFEFASDRFDPTSPDGGGAIPDATPDTTKTTVQIFTIFTGTPDFTDTTDLEKVASENGGEFFTADSDSDLVDILFEVIELPPNAIPLVSGPVELDSIEENSGPISLTAADFLAGATDADGDVLTVDGLTVSEGTLVELSPTTWTYEPDPDATGVVTFTYNITDGEASVSQSATLEVTPTNELPVAEDDTGPTLAAGEVVTILAADLLANDTDGDGDTLTILSVGGAVGGTVALNAAGNVVFTADDDFVGDASFTYRADDGSGDTGPTTIATVALVVEAASGATEGPDLIMGTPASDDLAGLGGDDTISGLGRGDLIDGGPGDDLIRGGDGNDTVTGNTGNDTVVGNNGADVLNGGRGNDVVGGQAGNDELDGGGGSDTVLGGAGDDTMTGGDKADEVRGDSGDDLARGGAGHDTVFGNGGNDTVIGNDGNDLLDGGRDDDLVAGQDGNDTMFGGTGRDSLLGGDGNDRLDGEEHADELFGQDGNDVLFGGDGKDMLNGGDGDDTIFGGNGKDVAIGGDGADTFALEVGPGALLIEDFTQGEDLLGLTDGLAFEDLAFTGNTIRVGDNDVLARFTDGFVTSSLDHSDFVALV; translated from the coding sequence ATGACCCTCGCCAACGCCCTGAGCCGGACAGCGTTCAACGGCTACAGCGCCGCAGACGAAGCGACCGTCCGCGCCGCCTTCACACAGGTCTACGGGACCGCCGCTGGCAAGGCGATGATCGACGGCTTCCTCACGGCGCCGGCCAACTCGATCACCTTCAACTTCGCCGCCAACGACGCGGCCGCCAATCTGAACACCGGCGATGTCTTCTACGACCCCGCGTTCAGCACCGGCTTCATGTACCTCAACAAGTCGGGCGTCGCGATCCAGGAGATCGCGGCCGGGACGATCGCCCACGAGCTCGTCCATGCCCTGACCGGCCGCGACGACGAGCCGAGCTGGTTCGGCCAGAACGACTTCGCCGGCGATACCGTCACGTTCGCGAACACCATCTTCACGCAGCTCGGCATCGACCCGCAGCTCTCCTATCCGGGGTCGAACTTCGCCTCCGTGCTGGAGCTCGGACGCGACTACGCGATGGGTGCGGGCATCGATCGCGCGTGGTCGAAGGACGGGGACTTCCCCGAGCCGACCATCACCGCCCCGGACGCGCGCGACCTCATCATCGGCGGTGCCAGCGCGAACACCCTCAACGGCGGCGGCGGCAACGACATCCTCGTCGGTAACAACGGCAACGACATCCTGATCGGCGGCGGCGGCATCGACGTCGCGGTCTACGACGGCAACCAGCTCGACTACGACGTCCGCCAGAACGCGGACAGCAGCTGGACGGTGCGCCACGTCCGAGGTGCGGCCGACGAAGGAACCGACACGCTGATCGACGTGGAGCGCATCCGCTTCGACAGCGGCGCGACGTTCGAGCTGAAGAAGGGCGCGCTGACCTTCCAGACCGACTTCGGGCTCGTGATCGACACGACCGGCAGCATGGGCAGCTCGATCGGCGCGGTGAAGAACCAGGCGACCGCGCTCATCAACGCCGCCTTCAAGGGCGGGATGCAGGACGCGCGCATCGGCGTCGTCGGCTTCAAGGACAACACCATCGGCGAGCCGACGAGCATCATCCAGAGCTTCACCGACCAGGACGTCTTCGCCGACCGTCAGGCGGCGGCGCTCGCGGCCATCAACGGGATCTCCGTCGGCGGCGGCGGCGACCTTCCCGAGACGGCGTTCGACGGCCTTCTCAATGCCCTCAACGGCGCGATGGGCGACTGGCGCACCGGGGCGAGCGTGAAGCGCGTCGCGCTGTTCACCGACGCGGCCGCGAAGGACGGCGCGCTGGCCGGCGCCGTCGCCGCGCTGGCGAGCAACATCGGCGCGACCATCAGCGGGCGCACCGAGGCGGTCGGCGCCAAGGGCGCGCTCAGCGAGTACGTCTTCGAGTTCGCCTCCGACAGGTTCGACCCCACGTCCCCCGACGGCGGCGGCGCGATCCCCGACGCGACGCCCGACACGACCAAGACCACCGTGCAGATCTTCACGATCTTCACCGGAACGCCCGACTTCACGGACACCACGGACCTCGAGAAGGTCGCCTCGGAGAACGGCGGCGAGTTCTTCACCGCCGACTCCGACAGCGACCTCGTCGACATCCTGTTCGAGGTGATCGAGCTGCCGCCGAACGCCATCCCCCTCGTCAGCGGCCCGGTCGAGCTCGACAGCATCGAGGAGAACTCCGGCCCGATCTCGCTGACGGCGGCGGACTTCCTGGCCGGCGCCACCGACGCCGACGGCGACGTCCTCACTGTGGACGGTCTGACCGTCTCCGAGGGCACGCTGGTCGAGCTTTCGCCCACCACCTGGACGTATGAGCCGGACCCCGACGCGACCGGCGTCGTCACCTTCACCTACAACATCACCGACGGCGAGGCCTCCGTCTCGCAGTCGGCGACGCTGGAGGTCACGCCGACGAACGAGCTGCCGGTGGCCGAGGACGACACCGGACCGACGCTCGCCGCCGGCGAGGTCGTCACGATCCTCGCCGCCGACCTTCTCGCCAACGACACGGACGGGGATGGCGACACGCTGACCATCCTCAGCGTCGGCGGCGCGGTGGGCGGCACCGTCGCGCTCAACGCCGCGGGCAACGTCGTCTTCACCGCCGACGACGACTTCGTCGGCGACGCGTCCTTCACCTACCGGGCGGACGACGGCTCCGGCGACACCGGACCGACGACCATCGCCACCGTCGCCCTCGTGGTGGAGGCCGCCTCCGGCGCGACCGAAGGACCGGACCTCATCATGGGCACGCCGGCGAGCGACGATCTCGCGGGCCTCGGCGGCGACGACACGATCTCCGGCCTCGGCCGCGGCGACCTGATCGACGGCGGGCCGGGCGACGACCTGATCCGCGGCGGCGACGGGAACGACACCGTCACCGGCAACACCGGCAACGATACCGTCGTCGGCAACAACGGCGCCGACGTCCTCAACGGCGGGCGCGGCAACGACGTGGTCGGCGGGCAGGCCGGCAACGACGAGCTCGACGGCGGCGGCGGCAGCGACACCGTCCTCGGCGGCGCCGGCGACGACACGATGACCGGCGGCGACAAGGCCGACGAGGTGCGCGGCGACAGCGGCGACGACCTCGCCCGAGGCGGGGCCGGGCACGACACCGTCTTCGGCAACGGCGGCAACGACACGGTGATCGGCAACGACGGCAACGACCTGCTCGACGGCGGCCGGGACGACGACCTCGTCGCCGGTCAGGACGGCAACGACACCATGTTCGGCGGGACGGGTCGCGACTCCCTCCTCGGCGGTGACGGCAACGACAGGCTCGACGGCGAGGAGCACGCCGACGAGCTCTTCGGCCAGGACGGCAACGACGTGCTGTTCGGCGGCGACGGCAAGGACATGCTGAACGGCGGTGACGGCGACGACACCATCTTCGGCGGCAACGGCAAGGACGTCGCCATCGGTGGCGACGGCGCCGACACCTTCGCCCTGGAGGTCGGCCCGGGCGCGCTGCTGATCGAGGACTTCACGCAGGGCGAGGACCTTCTCGGCCTGACCGATGGCCTCGCGTTCGAGGACCTCGCGTTCACCGGCAACACCATCCGTGTCGGCGACAACGACGTCCTCGCGCGCTTCACCGACGGCTTCGTCACGTCCTCGCTGGACCACAGCGACTTCGTGGCCCTCGTCTAG
- a CDS encoding alpha/beta fold hydrolase: MLRISAALGAAALSLAVGSLGASAADYPAPQEGDYVIENFTFHDGETLPEMKVHYRTIGDPSGEPVLLVHGTNGSGASFLTDGFAGAMFGPGQPLDATHYFIILPDAIGAGGSSKPSDGMRAAFPRYNYKDMVEAQYQLVKDHLGLDHLRLVMGNSMGGMITWEWGIAHPDFMDALVPMASLPAAMSGRNWMMRRMLVDSVRTDPAWNDGNYTEQPPNLAIAQVWFGLATNGGNMRLQEIGATREKADEYVDGLLAKAKAKDANDTMYQWDASRDFDPSGELDQIKAPVLAINSADDERNPTELGILDAAVKRLPNVNAYIIPESSETKGHGTTGSQAALYAEPLKSFLDSLPE; the protein is encoded by the coding sequence ATGCTCAGGATCTCAGCGGCGCTCGGCGCCGCGGCCCTTTCGCTCGCCGTCGGCAGCCTCGGCGCCTCCGCCGCGGACTACCCCGCGCCGCAGGAAGGCGACTACGTCATCGAGAACTTCACCTTCCACGACGGCGAGACGCTGCCGGAGATGAAGGTCCATTACCGCACCATCGGCGACCCGTCCGGCGAGCCGGTGCTGCTCGTCCACGGCACCAACGGCAGCGGGGCGAGCTTCCTCACCGACGGGTTTGCGGGCGCGATGTTCGGCCCCGGCCAGCCGCTCGACGCCACGCACTACTTCATCATCCTGCCCGACGCGATCGGCGCGGGCGGCAGCTCGAAGCCGTCCGACGGCATGCGCGCAGCCTTTCCGCGCTACAATTACAAGGACATGGTCGAGGCGCAGTACCAGCTGGTGAAGGACCACCTCGGGCTCGACCACCTGCGCCTCGTCATGGGCAACTCGATGGGCGGCATGATCACCTGGGAATGGGGCATCGCGCACCCGGACTTCATGGATGCCCTGGTGCCGATGGCCTCGCTCCCGGCGGCGATGTCGGGCCGCAACTGGATGATGCGGCGCATGCTGGTCGATTCGGTGCGCACCGACCCGGCCTGGAACGACGGGAACTACACCGAGCAGCCGCCCAACCTCGCGATCGCGCAGGTCTGGTTCGGCCTCGCCACCAACGGCGGCAACATGCGCCTGCAGGAGATCGGCGCGACGCGCGAGAAGGCCGACGAGTACGTCGACGGCCTCCTCGCCAAGGCCAAGGCCAAGGACGCCAACGACACGATGTACCAGTGGGACGCCTCGCGCGACTTCGACCCCTCGGGCGAACTCGACCAGATCAAGGCGCCGGTGCTCGCCATCAACTCGGCGGACGACGAGCGCAATCCGACCGAGCTCGGCATCCTGGACGCGGCGGTGAAGCGCCTGCCCAACGTCAACGCCTACATCATCCCCGAGAGCAGCGAGACCAAGGGGCACGGCACGACCGGCTCGCAGGCCGCCCTCTACGCCGAGCCGCTGAAGTCCTTCCTCGACAGCCTCCCCGAATGA